The Myxocyprinus asiaticus isolate MX2 ecotype Aquarium Trade chromosome 31, UBuf_Myxa_2, whole genome shotgun sequence genome has a segment encoding these proteins:
- the LOC127422300 gene encoding claudin-4-like — MDMDIKIEFFGFGLACAGWFSAILTRFLPMWNVSGTVDNTTTTLPLYWDGVWLNWQHHRTGSLQCTFYQTLLPLTEHFTTWKILLITSIGMGFIATAVYPVGWIRYPKNVRFKAASGPAFVICGLLLLVVISWATHLTEGDLEIGVSLTREWAAAIFIGWVGTALLMVGGGVLSIICFKAVWKQREERRPATLEPGVQDPLHTINSSAFIQTPLTG; from the coding sequence ATGGATATGGATATAAAAATTGAGTTTTTTGGCTTTGGGCTGGCCTGTGCAGGGTGGTTTAGTGCTATCCTCACAAGATTTCTGCCCATGTGGAACGTAAGTGGAACGGTAGACAACACCACAACAACACTTCCATTATACTGGGATGGAGTGTGGCTAAACTGGCAACACCACCGGACTGGCAGCCTCCAATGCACCTTCTATCAGACTCTACTACCTCTAACTGAGCATTTCACcacctggaaaatcctcctcatCACGTCCATAGGAATGGGATTTATCGCAACGGCAGTTTACCCTGTAGGATGGATAAGATATCCTAAGAATGTACGGTTTAAAGCAGCTTCTGGGCCGGCGTTTGTAATTTGTGGGCTGCTGTTACTGGTGGTGATCTCCTGGGCTACACATTTAACGGAGGGGGATTTGGAGATTGGTGTCTCCCTGACACGGGAATGGGCAGCAGCAATCTTCATTGGCTGGGTGGGCACGGCACTGCTTATGGTGGGTGGTGGAGTGCTGAGCATTATTTGCTTTAAAGCAGTATGGAAGCAAAGAGAGGAAAGGAGACCAGCAACTTTAGAGCCAGGGGTACAGGATCCACTCCACACCATAAACAGTTCTGCATTTATACAAACCCCACTTACTGGATGA